One part of the Mesorhizobium sp. M4B.F.Ca.ET.058.02.1.1 genome encodes these proteins:
- a CDS encoding NAD(P)/FAD-dependent oxidoreductase: MDEAGVLDAVVVGAGWAGLGVSYALAQADMRHCVLERGRVGETWRTQRWDSFHFNLPNMYSVMPGDSYDGADPEGFMTHTGFVTLLEDYARRRRLPVRTGVSVTKLEASNGVFRVVTPEQTWLAKNVVVASGSLNRPRRPPSASALRGGPVQLDASDFRNAGDLPAGAVLVVGSAQSGCQIAEDLILAGRETYLAAGHIGRLPRRYRGHDIAVWLVKTGLFDVPRKDFVDPSGRVAARPMLGALHTISLQSLSAQGVVLLGRFVGVDSGRLVFTDDVLENIRFGDEISAQFKSRIDEFIRCNGLNAPAPVEDEAEAVAPRLPRPPFCRSISLSGTFQRLSGARASRATSAGSIYPAFSTSDVSRFTKMALPRFPESILPGLILRPHAGQAPLWLSKTRRVDLSAIC, translated from the coding sequence ATGGACGAAGCGGGCGTTCTTGATGCCGTGGTCGTGGGCGCTGGGTGGGCCGGTCTCGGCGTCAGCTATGCGCTGGCGCAGGCCGATATGCGGCACTGCGTCCTGGAGCGCGGGCGCGTCGGCGAAACGTGGCGGACCCAACGTTGGGACTCGTTCCACTTCAATCTTCCCAACATGTACAGCGTGATGCCCGGCGATAGTTACGATGGCGCGGACCCTGAAGGGTTTATGACGCATACAGGGTTTGTGACGCTGCTCGAGGACTATGCGCGGCGGCGCCGACTGCCGGTTCGCACCGGCGTCTCGGTCACAAAACTGGAAGCAAGTAACGGGGTCTTTCGCGTCGTGACGCCGGAGCAGACGTGGCTGGCGAAAAACGTGGTTGTCGCCAGCGGCAGCCTGAACCGCCCGCGTCGGCCGCCTTCGGCCTCCGCGTTGAGGGGCGGGCCAGTGCAGCTTGACGCTTCAGACTTCCGTAATGCCGGCGACCTTCCAGCCGGAGCCGTGCTTGTCGTCGGCAGCGCACAGTCAGGTTGCCAGATCGCCGAAGACCTGATCCTGGCGGGCAGGGAGACTTATCTTGCGGCGGGCCATATTGGCCGTCTGCCACGACGCTATCGCGGGCACGACATTGCCGTGTGGTTGGTGAAGACCGGATTGTTTGACGTGCCCCGCAAGGATTTCGTCGATCCGTCCGGCCGCGTTGCCGCTCGGCCCATGCTTGGCGCGTTGCACACGATAAGCTTGCAGTCTCTCAGCGCGCAGGGCGTTGTGCTGCTGGGACGATTTGTCGGAGTGGATAGCGGTCGGCTCGTCTTCACCGACGACGTTCTCGAAAACATTCGGTTCGGCGACGAGATTTCCGCGCAGTTCAAAAGCCGTATCGATGAATTTATCAGATGTAATGGTCTCAACGCTCCCGCGCCCGTTGAGGACGAGGCGGAGGCGGTCGCTCCGCGCCTACCCCGGCCCCCATTCTGTCGCTCGATCTCGTTGAGCGGAACATTTCAGCGATTGTCTGGTGCACGGGCTTCGAGGGCGACTTCAGCTGGATCGATATACCCGGCGTTCTCGACGAGCGACGTCAGCCGGTTCACGAAGATGGCATTGCCCCGGTTCCCGGAATCTATTTTGCCGGGCTTGATTTTGCGTCCACACGCCGGTCAGGCACCATTATGGCTGTCGAAGACGAGGCGCGTCGATTTGTCGGCCATATGTTAA
- a CDS encoding plasmid partitioning protein RepB C-terminal domain-containing protein, whose protein sequence is MTQAEASPILKSSRHAIHLTGDLREPARTLKKYPFVKTYRKLTDRMRCFIGEAKALRERLDIVVQAFRQLLAVDMFRDLLKSEGFVLMPATLADRIVGLTAPIAEAKPNQSETTSKQLIGGICPEVLELLQDCVVPPKMFGLLRQVVPSRQIEIAQLMVALERVKLNTARVFIALTPQSQLADPSTPRWQFAGIDAVRLTAMEIEFAELSQEFRNAAERWGSWSLELLAARGYINRLMDSPKVVRYLAPRFPEQFAAFQQGLETTPRFPVLENP, encoded by the coding sequence ATGACGCAAGCTGAAGCCTCTCCCATCTTGAAGAGCAGCCGACATGCAATTCATCTAACGGGCGATTTGCGCGAGCCGGCCAGGACGCTGAAGAAGTACCCGTTTGTTAAGACGTATAGAAAGCTGACCGATCGAATGCGGTGCTTCATTGGCGAGGCGAAAGCGTTGCGGGAGCGGCTAGATATCGTTGTGCAAGCATTCCGCCAGTTGCTGGCCGTTGACATGTTTCGAGACCTGCTGAAGTCGGAAGGTTTCGTGCTGATGCCAGCGACACTGGCGGATAGAATTGTGGGCCTGACTGCCCCCATCGCCGAAGCGAAACCGAACCAAAGCGAAACGACGAGCAAGCAGCTTATCGGAGGAATTTGCCCGGAAGTCCTTGAGCTTTTGCAGGATTGCGTCGTTCCGCCAAAAATGTTCGGCCTGCTGCGCCAGGTCGTGCCAAGCCGGCAGATCGAGATCGCCCAACTCATGGTTGCGCTGGAAAGGGTAAAGCTCAATACCGCAAGGGTTTTCATCGCCCTCACGCCGCAGTCACAGCTTGCGGACCCTTCGACGCCGCGATGGCAGTTCGCTGGCATTGATGCCGTACGGTTGACCGCTATGGAAATTGAGTTTGCCGAGTTGAGCCAGGAGTTCCGAAACGCCGCCGAGCGCTGGGGCTCGTGGAGTCTCGAACTTTTGGCGGCGCGAGGGTATATCAACCGCCTGATGGACAGTCCCAAGGTGGTGCGGTATCTCGCCCCTCGTTTCCCAGAACAATTTGCGGCATTTCAACAGGGATTGGAGACAACTCCCAGATTCCCTGTTTTAGAAAATCCTTAA
- a CDS encoding recombinase family protein, which produces MNKGAATGGPPSGRRRIRAAQYLRMSIDRQTYSIENQRDAIEVYADLMGYDIVATYEDAGRSGLNIERRPGLRRLLEDVENGQADFETVVVYDVSRWGRFQNIDESASYEYRCQMAGVRIEYCAEQFANDGSVGSDVLKAIKRSIAAELSRMLSQKTFLGQTRAVKMGFRGGGYAGYGLRRLLVDAAGKPKAVLKRNEWKALASDRVILVPGPEAEIATVRWIFKQFVKGRLEVQIARDLNERGIVTDLDRLWTTASVRSILTNEKYIGNNVWNRTSERLHTRRVKNPPSAWIRADNVSVPLISQKLFERARAVAKTRATRISNVQLLADLSKLLNERGSLSGSIINATPGLSTKSMYIHRFGTLQAAYDLVGYEASANYRYFNVITQLHRRRLEIIQDLVAAIGHAGGVADYDSNAKLVRVNEEFTIAMWIARCRPSPYGYSHWPFRKRRLLGGDVSVLIRVLPDNATVRDYFIAPAWEAEQAPPMLSPNNGVRLDAFLFPSLAPLVELAKRAPIGRAA; this is translated from the coding sequence ATGAACAAGGGTGCAGCGACTGGCGGCCCTCCTTCGGGGAGGCGACGTATTCGCGCGGCGCAATATCTGCGTATGTCAATCGACCGGCAAACTTACTCCATTGAAAATCAGAGGGATGCTATCGAGGTCTATGCCGACCTCATGGGTTACGACATTGTCGCCACCTATGAGGACGCCGGCAGAAGCGGCCTGAACATTGAAAGACGGCCGGGGCTGCGCCGGCTGTTGGAGGATGTTGAAAACGGGCAAGCGGATTTCGAAACGGTCGTCGTGTACGATGTCAGCCGCTGGGGGCGCTTTCAGAACATAGATGAAAGCGCTTCGTATGAATACCGATGCCAAATGGCCGGCGTGCGGATCGAGTACTGCGCCGAGCAGTTTGCGAATGACGGCAGCGTCGGATCCGATGTGCTGAAAGCCATCAAACGCAGCATAGCCGCCGAGCTGAGCCGGATGCTCTCGCAGAAGACCTTCCTCGGTCAAACCCGAGCGGTCAAGATGGGCTTTCGCGGCGGCGGTTACGCTGGCTATGGTTTGCGGCGCCTGCTCGTCGATGCTGCAGGAAAGCCGAAAGCAGTCCTCAAGCGCAATGAATGGAAGGCCCTGGCGTCCGACCGTGTCATCCTTGTGCCCGGACCCGAAGCGGAAATCGCGACGGTGCGCTGGATCTTCAAGCAGTTTGTGAAGGGCAGGCTTGAAGTCCAAATCGCGAGAGATTTGAACGAGCGCGGCATCGTCACGGACCTGGACCGGCTGTGGACGACCGCGTCCGTGCGCTCGATCCTGACCAATGAGAAGTACATCGGCAACAATGTCTGGAACCGGACGTCCGAAAGGCTGCATACCAGAAGGGTGAAGAATCCACCCAGTGCATGGATTCGTGCGGACAACGTGTCGGTGCCGCTGATAAGCCAAAAGCTTTTCGAGCGTGCCCGAGCCGTTGCAAAGACGCGTGCGACCCGTATCAGCAACGTTCAGTTGCTAGCCGACCTTTCCAAGCTTCTAAATGAACGAGGATCGCTCTCGGGCTCAATTATCAACGCGACGCCCGGCCTTTCGACGAAAAGCATGTACATCCATCGCTTCGGAACGCTGCAGGCGGCTTACGACCTGGTTGGATATGAGGCGTCGGCGAACTACCGCTACTTCAACGTCATAACCCAGCTTCATCGGCGACGGCTTGAAATCATTCAGGATCTTGTGGCGGCAATCGGCCACGCCGGAGGCGTGGCCGATTACGACTCCAATGCCAAGCTTGTGAGGGTCAATGAGGAATTCACTATCGCCATGTGGATCGCCCGCTGCCGGCCCTCGCCTTACGGATACTCTCACTGGCCATTCCGCAAGCGCCGGCTGTTGGGGGGTGACGTTTCGGTGCTGATCCGGGTGCTGCCCGATAATGCAACGGTTCGCGATTATTTCATTGCGCCGGCCTGGGAAGCCGAGCAGGCACCGCCCATGCTTTCCCCAAACAACGGCGTGCGCCTTGACGCCTTCCTATTCCCGTCTCTGGCGCCGTTGGTCGAATTGGCAAAACGGGCACCCATCGGAAGAGCAGCATGA
- a CDS encoding YMGG-like glycine zipper-containing protein has protein sequence MIIKKAILAVLITAALAGCETQTESQQRATTGALVGGAGGALVGQAIGGNTKSTVIGAAGGALLGAVVGSATTPQRRGEQLCRYQDRYGRIYTAPCDDRYYNGDY, from the coding sequence ATGATCATCAAGAAGGCTATTCTGGCCGTGCTCATAACCGCGGCCCTTGCCGGCTGCGAGACGCAGACCGAAAGCCAGCAGCGGGCCACCACCGGCGCGCTGGTCGGCGGCGCCGGCGGCGCGCTGGTCGGCCAGGCGATCGGCGGCAACACCAAGAGCACGGTCATCGGCGCGGCCGGCGGCGCGCTGCTCGGCGCGGTCGTCGGCTCGGCCACGACGCCGCAGCGCCGCGGCGAGCAGCTTTGCCGCTACCAGGATCGCTACGGCCGCATCTACACCGCGCCCTGCGACGACCGGTACTACAACGGCGACTATTGA
- a CDS encoding GFA family protein translates to MTGDPRVHYCHCDMCRRATGSAFAVLAWTSSSNLSWLSEEPAYRVSSPIARRGFCRACGSPLTLSYAAAEDEVALHVGTFDDPEGLEPQYNYGSSQRLAWVCCGIDLPHHDTEERW, encoded by the coding sequence GTGACCGGCGATCCGCGCGTTCACTACTGTCACTGTGACATGTGCCGCCGCGCGACCGGAAGCGCCTTCGCCGTGTTGGCCTGGACGTCCTCCTCCAACCTGTCATGGCTCAGCGAGGAGCCTGCCTATCGCGTATCTTCACCCATCGCCCGGAGGGGATTCTGCCGAGCATGCGGTTCTCCCTTGACCCTTTCCTACGCCGCCGCCGAGGACGAAGTCGCTCTGCATGTCGGAACCTTTGACGATCCTGAAGGTCTGGAACCGCAATACAATTACGGATCCTCGCAGCGGCTTGCCTGGGTTTGCTGTGGCATCGACTTGCCGCATCACGACACGGAAGAGCGATGGTAG
- a CDS encoding ATP-dependent DNA ligase — MVAESDHEFPLTLDTPPMEARTADTLPEGSGIWQYEPKWDGFRCLAFKGRKAVDLRAKSGKPLGRYFPELTALLGELEARDFVVDGEIIIEIEGRASFDALQMRLHPAESRIRTLSRQTPARIVLFDTLAAPGGKIVLELPLRERRAATEDFVARAENEALRLSSATTSIANANKWLQGAGRGSTDGVVAKMLDEPYRPGERAMVKVKRLRTADCVVGGFRYLNRKRQVGSLLLGLYNDNGLLDHVGFTSTISNEERLAVTVKLEELRGGPGFTGKAPGGPSRWSTERSGEWEPVRPELVVEVRFDHITSDRFRHGTRLLRWRPDKAPRQCTFEQME; from the coding sequence ATGGTAGCGGAATCCGATCATGAGTTTCCGCTCACTCTGGACACGCCGCCGATGGAAGCCCGGACCGCCGACACGCTGCCCGAGGGCAGCGGCATCTGGCAGTATGAGCCCAAGTGGGATGGCTTTCGCTGCCTTGCCTTCAAAGGAAGAAAGGCGGTCGATCTCAGGGCGAAATCCGGCAAGCCGCTTGGCCGCTATTTTCCCGAACTGACGGCGCTTCTGGGCGAGCTCGAAGCACGGGATTTCGTTGTGGACGGCGAGATCATAATCGAGATCGAAGGACGCGCATCGTTTGACGCGCTGCAGATGCGGCTTCACCCGGCAGAGAGCCGTATCCGGACGCTGAGCAGACAAACGCCTGCGCGGATAGTCCTCTTCGATACCCTTGCCGCGCCCGGAGGCAAGATCGTTCTCGAACTGCCGTTGCGGGAACGACGCGCGGCAACCGAAGATTTTGTCGCCAGGGCGGAGAATGAGGCGCTGCGACTTTCGTCGGCAACCACGAGTATCGCCAACGCCAACAAGTGGCTGCAGGGTGCTGGCCGCGGGTCGACCGACGGGGTCGTCGCCAAGATGCTGGACGAGCCCTATCGGCCAGGCGAGCGTGCGATGGTCAAGGTCAAGCGGCTGCGCACCGCCGACTGCGTGGTTGGCGGGTTCCGCTACCTGAACCGCAAGCGCCAGGTCGGGTCGCTGCTGCTGGGCCTCTATAACGACAATGGCTTGCTCGACCATGTCGGCTTCACCTCGACCATCAGCAATGAAGAGCGGTTGGCGGTCACCGTGAAGCTGGAGGAATTGCGCGGCGGACCCGGCTTCACAGGCAAGGCGCCGGGTGGGCCAAGCCGCTGGAGCACGGAACGCAGCGGCGAATGGGAGCCGGTGCGGCCGGAACTGGTCGTCGAGGTGCGCTTCGACCATATCACCAGCGACCGCTTCCGCCACGGAACCAGGCTTTTGCGCTGGCGGCCCGACAAGGCGCCGCGCCAGTGCACGTTCGAGCAGATGGAGTAG
- a CDS encoding alpha-ketoglutarate-dependent dioxygenase AlkB gives MVEAPPRPDFLMTLRRKVATFVGLPESAFEQVLINEYRSGAGIGWHRDKPHFETVAGVSLLAPCSFRLRRKNGTKWDRKTIIVEPRSAFLLSGPARDEWEHSIPPLTEHRYSITLRTLRKK, from the coding sequence GTGGTCGAGGCGCCCCCGAGACCAGATTTCTTGATGACGCTAAGGCGCAAAGTCGCTACTTTCGTCGGGTTGCCGGAAAGCGCTTTCGAACAGGTTCTGATCAACGAGTATCGATCGGGCGCAGGCATCGGCTGGCATCGCGACAAGCCGCATTTCGAGACGGTGGCCGGCGTATCCCTTCTTGCTCCCTGCAGCTTCCGACTCCGGCGCAAGAACGGCACGAAATGGGACCGCAAGACAATCATTGTCGAGCCGCGGTCGGCTTTCCTCTTGAGCGGCCCGGCGCGCGATGAATGGGAGCACAGCATCCCGCCCCTGACCGAACACCGCTATTCGATTACTTTGCGAACCTTGCGCAAAAAGTGA